A window from Telopea speciosissima isolate NSW1024214 ecotype Mountain lineage chromosome 8, Tspe_v1, whole genome shotgun sequence encodes these proteins:
- the LOC122671161 gene encoding rhodanese-like domain-containing protein 6 isoform X2, translating to MSQKEEEEEGVLLYYKFVSVPDTQELVSFYDLNCRSLGLLGRVRIASDGVNVTVGGKLSSLEKHIAVLKSNNLFEGTDFKLASCHCPSNEIIAEECGFTSLSIRVVKELVTFSSHPLLKSPAISNAGKHLSAVRFHSVLQRGVLENQDSTQNRRLILLDARNLYETRIGKFQTPNVQTLDPEIRQYSDLPAWIDNHSEQLQGNCVLMYCTGGIRCEMASSYIRSKGAGFEHVYQLFGGIQRYLEQFPDGGFFKGKNFVFDHRISVGSSAPDIVGSCLLCGCAFDDYSSRSRCTYCRMLVLICDGCKGKGGALYVCELCQKHSNRGQMEDNQSPKVSTPDDNSEAVGLESSTLSDCTTLLPEVPWKHDSRFSRRLRILCLHGFRQNASNFKGRTASLAKKLKNIAELVFVDAPHELPFIYQARQAKTCNISPVQQSPPPGEKCKKRYAWLVAPEFNGSRGTDWEMASKTFDPLQYQQQTGGFDISLAYLETVFSQKGPFDGILGFSQGAAMAAAVSAERGKMDSEIDFRFVILCSGFALNFAHVKPRSINFPSLHIFGNCKGKDRQIACHTSKELTGLFEEGCSVVIEHESGHIIPTQSPYIDQIKAFLQRFV from the exons atgtcacagaaggaagaggaagaagagggcgTCCTCCTTTACTATAAATTCGTCTCTGTCCCGGACACGCAGGAGCTCGTTAGCTTCTACGATTTGAATTGCCGATCACTCGGTCTCCTTGGTCGAGTTCGTATCGCCTCAGATGGTGTTAATGTCACG GTTGGTGGAAAATTATCCTCACTGGAGAAACATATTGCTGTTCTTAAGTCAAATAACTTATTTGAAGGCACCGACTTCAAGCTTGCATCTTGCCATTGCCCTTCAAATGAAATAATTGCCGAAGAATGTGGATTCACATCACTTTCCATTCGAGTTGTCAAG GAACTAGTTAcattttcttctcatcctctTTTGAAGTCACCCGCTATTTCTAATGCTGGCAAACATCTCTCTGCAGTTAGGTTTCATTCTGTTCTTCAGCGTGGTG TTTTGGAGAACCAGGATTCTACTCAGAATAGAAGACTTATTTTGTTGGATGCAAGGAATCTATATGAGACAAGAATTGGGAAGTTTCAGACCCCAAATGTTCAGACTTTGGATCCAGAGATCAGGCAATATAGTGATCTTCCTGCCTGGATAGATAATCATTCTGAGCAATTGCAAGGAAACTGCGTTCTCAT GTATTGCACTGGAGGAATAAGATGTGAGATGGCTTCATCATATATTAGGTCAAAGGGTGCTGGTTTTGAGCATGTGTACCAG CTTTTTGGTGGAATACAACGGTATTTGGAACAATTTCCTGATGGTGGTTTCTTCAAAGGAAAGAATTTTGTTTTTGATCACAG AATTTCTGTTGGAAGCTCTGCCCCTGACATTGTTGGATCCTGTCTGCTTTGTGGTTGTGCCTTTGATGATTATTCGTCAAGAAGCCGATGCACTTATTGTCGGATGCTGGTCTTGATCTGTGATGGTTGTAAG GGGAAGGGTGGTGCCTTATATGTTTGCGAGCTCTGCCAGAAACATAGTAATCGAGGACAAATGGAGGATAATCAATCTCCAAAAGTGTCAACTCCAGATGATAACTCTGAAGCTGTTGGTCTTGAATCTTCTACCTTGTCTGATTGTACAACATTGCTTCCTGAAGTCCCTTGGAAACATG ATTCCAGGTTTTCAAGACGTCTCCGAATCCTTTGCTTGCATGGATTTCGGCAAAATGCCTCAAATTTCAAGGGAAGAACAGCATCATTAGCCAAGAAACTTAAGAACATTGCAGAGCTTGTTTTTGTTGATGCACCCCATGAATTGCCCTTCATTTATCAAGCTCGTCAAGCTAAAACTTGTAACATTTCTCCAGTGCAACAAAGTCCACCACCAGGGGAGAAGTGTAAGAAGAGGTATGCTTGGTTGGTTGCACCCGAGTTCAATGGATCAAGGGGAACAGATTGGGAGATGGCGAGCAAAACATTTGATCCTCTACAGTACCAGCAACAAACTGGTGGCTTTGATATATCACTAGCTTATCTGGAGACTGTCTTCTCTCAGAAAGGGCCGTTTGATGGGATCCTGGGATTCTCACAGGGTGCAGCGATGGCCGCAGCAGTCTCTGCAGAACGAGGAAAAATGGATAGTGAAATCGATTTCAGATTTGTGATTTTATGCTCTGGATTTGCTCTAAATTTTGCTCATGTCAAGCCAAGATCAATCAACTTCCCTTCTCTTCATATTTTTGGGAATTGCAAAGGTAAAGACAGGCAGATAGCATGCCACACCAGCAAGGAGCTTACTGGGTTATTTGAGGAAGGCTGCTCAGTGGTCATTGAACATGAATCAGGCCATATAATTCCTACACAGTCTCCTTATATTGACCAGATCAAAGCTTTTCTTCAGCGTTTTGTCTGA
- the LOC122671161 gene encoding rhodanese-like domain-containing protein 6 isoform X1, which yields MSQKEEEEEGVLLYYKFVSVPDTQELVSFYDLNCRSLGLLGRVRIASDGVNVTVGGKLSSLEKHIAVLKSNNLFEGTDFKLASCHCPSNEIIAEECGFTSLSIRVVKELVTFSSHPLLKSPAISNAGKHLSAVRFHSVLQRGGTVLENQDSTQNRRLILLDARNLYETRIGKFQTPNVQTLDPEIRQYSDLPAWIDNHSEQLQGNCVLMYCTGGIRCEMASSYIRSKGAGFEHVYQLFGGIQRYLEQFPDGGFFKGKNFVFDHRISVGSSAPDIVGSCLLCGCAFDDYSSRSRCTYCRMLVLICDGCKGKGGALYVCELCQKHSNRGQMEDNQSPKVSTPDDNSEAVGLESSTLSDCTTLLPEVPWKHDSRFSRRLRILCLHGFRQNASNFKGRTASLAKKLKNIAELVFVDAPHELPFIYQARQAKTCNISPVQQSPPPGEKCKKRYAWLVAPEFNGSRGTDWEMASKTFDPLQYQQQTGGFDISLAYLETVFSQKGPFDGILGFSQGAAMAAAVSAERGKMDSEIDFRFVILCSGFALNFAHVKPRSINFPSLHIFGNCKGKDRQIACHTSKELTGLFEEGCSVVIEHESGHIIPTQSPYIDQIKAFLQRFV from the exons atgtcacagaaggaagaggaagaagagggcgTCCTCCTTTACTATAAATTCGTCTCTGTCCCGGACACGCAGGAGCTCGTTAGCTTCTACGATTTGAATTGCCGATCACTCGGTCTCCTTGGTCGAGTTCGTATCGCCTCAGATGGTGTTAATGTCACG GTTGGTGGAAAATTATCCTCACTGGAGAAACATATTGCTGTTCTTAAGTCAAATAACTTATTTGAAGGCACCGACTTCAAGCTTGCATCTTGCCATTGCCCTTCAAATGAAATAATTGCCGAAGAATGTGGATTCACATCACTTTCCATTCGAGTTGTCAAG GAACTAGTTAcattttcttctcatcctctTTTGAAGTCACCCGCTATTTCTAATGCTGGCAAACATCTCTCTGCAGTTAGGTTTCATTCTGTTCTTCAGCGTGGTG GTACAGTTTTGGAGAACCAGGATTCTACTCAGAATAGAAGACTTATTTTGTTGGATGCAAGGAATCTATATGAGACAAGAATTGGGAAGTTTCAGACCCCAAATGTTCAGACTTTGGATCCAGAGATCAGGCAATATAGTGATCTTCCTGCCTGGATAGATAATCATTCTGAGCAATTGCAAGGAAACTGCGTTCTCAT GTATTGCACTGGAGGAATAAGATGTGAGATGGCTTCATCATATATTAGGTCAAAGGGTGCTGGTTTTGAGCATGTGTACCAG CTTTTTGGTGGAATACAACGGTATTTGGAACAATTTCCTGATGGTGGTTTCTTCAAAGGAAAGAATTTTGTTTTTGATCACAG AATTTCTGTTGGAAGCTCTGCCCCTGACATTGTTGGATCCTGTCTGCTTTGTGGTTGTGCCTTTGATGATTATTCGTCAAGAAGCCGATGCACTTATTGTCGGATGCTGGTCTTGATCTGTGATGGTTGTAAG GGGAAGGGTGGTGCCTTATATGTTTGCGAGCTCTGCCAGAAACATAGTAATCGAGGACAAATGGAGGATAATCAATCTCCAAAAGTGTCAACTCCAGATGATAACTCTGAAGCTGTTGGTCTTGAATCTTCTACCTTGTCTGATTGTACAACATTGCTTCCTGAAGTCCCTTGGAAACATG ATTCCAGGTTTTCAAGACGTCTCCGAATCCTTTGCTTGCATGGATTTCGGCAAAATGCCTCAAATTTCAAGGGAAGAACAGCATCATTAGCCAAGAAACTTAAGAACATTGCAGAGCTTGTTTTTGTTGATGCACCCCATGAATTGCCCTTCATTTATCAAGCTCGTCAAGCTAAAACTTGTAACATTTCTCCAGTGCAACAAAGTCCACCACCAGGGGAGAAGTGTAAGAAGAGGTATGCTTGGTTGGTTGCACCCGAGTTCAATGGATCAAGGGGAACAGATTGGGAGATGGCGAGCAAAACATTTGATCCTCTACAGTACCAGCAACAAACTGGTGGCTTTGATATATCACTAGCTTATCTGGAGACTGTCTTCTCTCAGAAAGGGCCGTTTGATGGGATCCTGGGATTCTCACAGGGTGCAGCGATGGCCGCAGCAGTCTCTGCAGAACGAGGAAAAATGGATAGTGAAATCGATTTCAGATTTGTGATTTTATGCTCTGGATTTGCTCTAAATTTTGCTCATGTCAAGCCAAGATCAATCAACTTCCCTTCTCTTCATATTTTTGGGAATTGCAAAGGTAAAGACAGGCAGATAGCATGCCACACCAGCAAGGAGCTTACTGGGTTATTTGAGGAAGGCTGCTCAGTGGTCATTGAACATGAATCAGGCCATATAATTCCTACACAGTCTCCTTATATTGACCAGATCAAAGCTTTTCTTCAGCGTTTTGTCTGA